The following are from one region of the Micromonas commoda chromosome 12, complete sequence genome:
- a CDS encoding predicted protein: MAPRKKPLVKPEDAANLRVLQREDPEVEAILGSASHVTLYGFNLEEQAWHRKDCEGSLFVVQRRSVPRFQFVVLNRLNTENVRENLLGEFEFELSPPYLLYRSSTEVNGIWFFQQEECDDMSALFDSITSAHAKEDQQQPQLTAEGLMAAMNLGSAAAQPAQQPQPTGSVEAFFAGQLGRGGASAAPAPIPEPLAVPVPAPTMADEPKQKREKKKEKPAAAVESGRDSPVAERGGGGGGGGLNREVVRAAMYKLVANDNFIDLMVKELKRSM; encoded by the exons ATGGCCCCGCGGAAGAAGCCGCTGGTCAAGCCCGAGGATGCGGCAAACCTGCGGGTGCTCCAGAGGGAGGACCCCGAGGTGGAGGCCATCCTGGGCAGCGCGAGCCACGTGACTCTGTACGGGTTCAACCTGGAGGAGCAGGCGTGG CATCGGAAAGATTGCGAAGGCTCGCTCTTCGTCGTGCAACGTCGATCGGTGCCGAGGTTCCAGTTCGTCGTGCTGAACCGCCTAAACACCGAGAACGTCCGCGAGaatctcctcggcgagtttGAGTTTGAGCTCTCGCCGCCATACCTGCTCTACCGATCGTCCACCGAGGTCAACGGCATCTGGTTCTTCCAGCAAGAGGAGTGCGACGACATGTCCGCCCTGTTCGATTCCATCACGAGCGCGCACGCCAAGGAGGACcagcagcagccgcagcTCACGGCGGAGGGTCTGATGGCGGCTATGAACCtcggctccgccgcggctcagCCGGCGCAGCAACCGCAACCGACGGGCAGCGTCGAGGCGTTCTTCGCGGGGCAGCTGGGCagaggcggcgcgagcgcggcgcccgcgccgattcCCGAACCCCTGGCGGTGCcggtgccggcgccgacgatggcggacGAGCCCAAACAGAAGagggagaagaagaaggagaagccggcggcggcggtagAGTCTGGGAGGGACTCCCCGGTTGCcgagcggggcggcggcggcggcgggggcgggctgAACCGCGAggtcgtgcgcgcggcgatgtacAAGCTCGTCGCGAACGATAACTTCATCGACCTCATGGTTAAGGAGCTCAAGCGCTCGATGTGA
- the DMC1 gene encoding DMC1 DNA recombinase (RecA/Rad51/DMC1 proteins are involved in homology searching and strand exchange in homologous recombination. This appears to be the meiotic-specific DMC1): protein MSAAAVEDECAVAEAQLQRAETELAEEEETFEQLPQSFILIDELQQCGVSATDIKKVKDAGFATVKSLLTVPKKTLIDVKGLSDAKVDKMLEAANKLLPKDQAGSFVTAKEWMSMRKDTINIRTGADTIDAILGGGVPTRSITEMYGEWRCGKTQICHTLAVTTQLPLDEGGGCAKVAFIDTEGTFRAERIVQIAERFNLDSDAVLDNILVARTFTHEMMDNALTLLAGKFSEEPFKILIIDSIMAHFRVDFIGRGELSERQQRLGQFLAKLNKIADEFNIAVVYTNQVQADPSGMSFAGMDPKKAIGGHVLAHASHVRLSVRKGRGDARVIKVVDAPNLKEAEGEFIITDGGVVSSDA, encoded by the exons ATGTCCGCCGCAGCTGTCGAGGATGAGTGCGCCGTCGCTGAGGCGCAGCTGCAACGCGCGGAAACCGAGCTCGCAGAGGAAGAAGAAACCTTCGAGCAGCTCCCGCAGTCCTTCATcctcatcgacgagctccaaCAGTGCGGCGTGTCCGCCACCGACATCaag AAAGTAAAAGACGCGGGTTTCGCGACCGTCAAGTCCTTGCTGACGGTGCCCAAGAAGACCCTCATCGACGTCAAGGGCCTCTCCGATGCCAAGGTTGACAAGATGCTCGAGGCCGCCAACAAGCTCCTCCCGAAAGACCAGGCTGGGAGCTTTGTGACGGCAAAGGAGTGGATGTCCATG AGGAAGGACACCATCAACATCAGGACCGGCGCTGACACCATCGATgccatcctcggcggcggtgtacCCACGCGCAGCATCACCGAGATGTACGGCGAATGGAG GTGCGGCAAGACCCAGATCTGCCACACCCTCGCCGTGACCACCCAGCTGCCTCTGGACGAGGGCGGTGGCTGCGCTAAGGTCGCCTTCATCGACACCGAGGGCACGTTCAGGGCCGAGCGCATCGTCCAGATCGCAGAGCGGTTCAACCTTGACTCGGATGCCGTTCTCGACAacatcctcgtcgcgcgaacGTTCACCCACGAGATGATGGACAACGCCCTGACCCTTCTCGCGGGCAAATTCTCCGAGGAGCCCTTCAAGATTTTGATCATCGACAGCATCATGGCCCACTTCAGGGTCGATTtcatcggccgcggcgagctctccGAGCGCCAGCAGCGGCTCGGCCAGttcctcgccaagctcaaCAAGATCGCCGATGAATTCAACATCGCCGTGGTGTACACGAACCAGGTCCAGGCCGACCCTTCCGGCATGTCCTTCGCCGGAATGGACCCCAAGAAGGCCATCGGCGGGCACGTCCTCGCTCACGCCTCGCACGTCAGGCTCAGCGTCAGGAAGGGACGGGGCGATGCGAGGGTGATCAaggtggtggacgcgccTAACCTGAAGGAAGCGGAGGGAGAGTTCATCatcaccgacggcggcgtggtctCCTCGGACGCGTGA